A portion of the Candidatus Ruthia endofausta genome contains these proteins:
- a CDS encoding NAD(P)H-dependent glycerol-3-phosphate dehydrogenase has product MSKSLSIIGAGAWGSALAIALYDNFDTIYLHAHTQDEVKTLKPKHPVLSTCYPHNIKITCDFSKLQDSKNILIVTPSYAFSEVLEKIKPLINDTHQIAWGTKGFDTTKKCFLYESFEHIFPNRNGCVISGPSFAFEVATNKPTALVVASVDKNTRNHFAKLIQTSTLRAYTNADIVGVEIGGSVKNILAIAAGIAAGLGYGINTQAALITRGLTEMSRLGISLGAKNSTFVGLSGLGDLVLTCSDDLSRNRRFGKELAFNHSIKDALANVGSTVEGLNTLELILSIANKEQVEMPICEQVYQVTQGKLTPTEAVNYLMSREQTNE; this is encoded by the coding sequence ATGAGCAAAAGCCTCAGCATTATTGGTGCTGGCGCTTGGGGAAGTGCTTTAGCCATTGCCCTTTATGATAATTTTGACACAATTTATCTACATGCCCACACTCAAGACGAAGTCAAAACACTAAAGCCAAAACATCCAGTATTGTCTACGTGCTATCCTCACAATATAAAAATTACTTGTGATTTTTCTAAATTACAAGACTCTAAAAACATATTGATTGTTACACCTAGTTATGCGTTTTCTGAAGTATTAGAAAAAATCAAACCACTCATTAACGATACCCATCAGATTGCTTGGGGCACTAAAGGTTTTGACACCACCAAAAAATGTTTTTTATATGAAAGTTTTGAGCATATATTCCCCAATCGCAATGGTTGTGTTATCTCTGGACCAAGTTTTGCTTTTGAAGTAGCAACGAATAAGCCTACTGCATTAGTCGTGGCATCTGTTGATAAAAATACCAGAAACCACTTTGCAAAATTAATACAAACAAGTACCCTGCGTGCTTATACCAATGCTGACATTGTTGGTGTAGAGATTGGCGGGTCAGTTAAAAATATCTTAGCCATCGCTGCGGGTATCGCTGCGGGATTAGGTTATGGTATTAACACCCAAGCAGCATTGATTACTAGAGGCTTAACAGAAATGTCACGCCTAGGAATAAGCCTTGGTGCAAAAAATTCTACCTTTGTTGGTTTGTCTGGTTTGGGAGATTTAGTACTTACTTGTTCAGATGATTTATCTAGAAATAGGAGGTTCGGCAAAGAATTGGCCTTTAATCATAGTATTAAAGATGCGTTGGCTAATGTAGGAAGCACTGTTGAAGGTCTTAATACACTTGAGCTTATTTTATCTATTGCCAATAAAGAGCAAGTGGAAATGCCAATTTGTGAACAAGTTTATCAGGTTACTCAAGGAAAGCTAACACCTACTGAAGCGGTTAACTATCTAATGTCTAGAGAACAAACTAACGAATGA
- a CDS encoding histidine phosphatase family protein, whose amino-acid sequence MKLDLLRHGVPIGGRIYRGNRDDPLSKKGWQQMLDSIQGKSWDYIASSPLIRCAKFAKYLSKNQTTRCEIFNNFKELDFGDWQGKSVDSIGQTLIDNFKLDPVNHRPLNAENLYAFQARVLSSFKEIELHHTNELVLIVAHAGVIRVIKSYLLNLPIEKMFTIEVICASSEHFDF is encoded by the coding sequence ATGAAACTAGACTTGCTTAGGCATGGAGTGCCTATTGGTGGTCGTATTTATCGTGGTAATCGAGATGACCCCCTTAGCAAAAAGGGCTGGCAGCAAATGCTTGACTCTATCCAAGGAAAATCATGGGATTATATTGCCAGTTCACCCTTGATACGTTGTGCTAAGTTTGCTAAGTATTTGTCTAAAAATCAAACTACGCGTTGTGAAATCTTTAATAACTTTAAAGAGCTAGATTTTGGAGATTGGCAGGGAAAAAGTGTTGATTCTATTGGTCAGACATTGATTGATAATTTTAAACTAGACCCTGTTAATCATCGACCACTTAATGCAGAAAACCTTTATGCTTTTCAAGCGCGAGTTTTATCCTCTTTTAAAGAGATTGAGCTTCATCATACTAATGAATTGGTCTTAATTGTAGCGCACGCTGGCGTTATTCGGGTAATTAAATCCTATTTATTAAATCTACCCATTGAAAAAATGTTTACGATAGAAGTCATTTGTGCATCCAGTGAGCACTTTGACTTTTAA
- a CDS encoding glucosaminidase domain-containing protein has protein sequence MILAQTAIESNWGRSRFSKHWHNYFGI, from the coding sequence ATGATATTGGCACAAACAGCGATAGAATCAAACTGGGGACGTTCACGATTTTCTAAACACTGGCATAATTATTTTGGCATTTAG
- the rpsI gene encoding 30S ribosomal protein S9, producing MAKTETYYATGRRKTSVARVYMTKGKGVFTVNRRPMNEYFGRETSSMIINQPLDTVEMRDKFDFNIMVKGGGDTGQAGAIRLGVTRALMAYNNDLRSELRKAGFVTRDARIVERKKVGRKKARKSEQFSKR from the coding sequence ATGGCAAAGACAGAAACTTATTACGCAACAGGCAGAAGAAAGACATCAGTAGCCCGTGTTTATATGACTAAAGGCAAAGGTGTTTTCACAGTTAACAGGCGCCCAATGAATGAATACTTCGGACGTGAAACCTCTTCAATGATCATCAATCAACCATTAGATACAGTTGAAATGAGAGATAAGTTTGATTTTAATATCATGGTCAAAGGTGGCGGTGACACTGGCCAAGCCGGTGCAATTAGACTGGGTGTGACTCGTGCATTAATGGCATATAACAACGATCTACGAAGCGAGTTACGTAAAGCAGGCTTTGTGACACGTGATGCTAGAATTGTAGAGCGTAAAAAAGTCGGTCGCAAGAAAGCACGTAAGAGCGAGCAGTTCTCCAAGCGTTAA
- the rplM gene encoding 50S ribosomal protein L13 has protein sequence MKTFSAKTHEVKRDWLLVDADGKTLGRLATQIASRLRGKHKPEYTPHTDTGDYIVVINASKVKVTGNKFEDKMYHHHTGYVGSLESIAFKDLQAKKPEEIINKAVKGMLPKGPLGRDMFRKMKVFAGSEHTHGAQQPQILDI, from the coding sequence ATGAAAACATTTAGCGCTAAAACACATGAAGTCAAAAGAGACTGGTTACTCGTTGACGCTGACGGTAAAACCTTAGGTCGTTTAGCAACGCAAATTGCCTCCCGTCTTCGTGGTAAGCACAAACCTGAATATACACCACACACGGATACGGGCGATTATATTGTTGTTATTAACGCTTCAAAGGTTAAAGTAACGGGCAATAAATTTGAAGACAAAATGTATCATCATCACACAGGTTATGTTGGTAGCTTAGAATCAATTGCATTTAAAGACTTACAAGCCAAAAAGCCAGAGGAAATTATCAATAAAGCGGTAAAAGGCATGTTGCCAAAAGGCCCTCTAGGTAGAGACATGTTTAGAAAAATGAAAGTATTTGCAGGTAGCGAGCACACACATGGTGCGCAACAACCTCAAATTTTAGATATTTAA
- a CDS encoding phosphoethanolamine transferase, with amino-acid sequence MKFFQRVTTTSLVFIVAIFLTTTGNLKFFSKVIEIYPLVDNVAFLASLLVWLLVFLVIGLLLVCYRYSARPILILLLIVSAIVDYFTNNYSIVFDDNMIANSLETNVAESVDLFSFELIVYVILLGLMPSYWVYKVQIVKENFLQQLWSKLKVIVILLVMFVLITLMFSKSYTFLFRENKQLRLYINPTYYLYAIGKHINSKFETTTISFKIIAQDALINRADNKKKLIIMVVGETARADRFSLNGYQRMTNPLLTNENVISLSQVYSCGTDTAYSLPCMFSNLGRSDYTHVQGKNMSNVLDILSHAGVEILWRDNNSSSKGVADRLTYQDFKSKRLNTICNIECRDEGMLVDLQQYVNAHYDKDMLIVLHMMGSHGPAYYKRYPGKFKIFTPICETNQLNKCTNNQINNAYDNTIVYTDYFLSKTINFLKSNQNQFKTAMFYMSDHGESLGENGLYLHGMPYFIAPKEQTHVGSILWFGDEFSKDVDTELLNKKANTKLSHDGMFHTLLGLVNVDTLLYKKELDYIRYIK; translated from the coding sequence ATGAAGTTTTTCCAAAGAGTAACGACAACCAGTTTGGTGTTTATTGTTGCGATATTTTTGACCACGACAGGCAATCTTAAATTTTTCTCAAAGGTGATTGAGATTTATCCTTTGGTTGATAATGTTGCGTTTTTAGCTTCCTTACTAGTCTGGTTACTTGTATTTTTAGTGATAGGATTACTTTTGGTTTGTTATCGATATAGTGCTAGGCCTATATTAATTCTGTTACTTATTGTGTCGGCTATTGTCGATTATTTTACTAATAATTATAGTATTGTCTTTGACGACAATATGATTGCTAATAGCCTAGAAACCAATGTAGCAGAGTCAGTGGACTTGTTTAGTTTTGAATTAATTGTATATGTCATTTTGTTAGGACTAATGCCTAGTTATTGGGTTTATAAAGTTCAAATTGTTAAAGAAAATTTTCTACAACAATTGTGGTCTAAATTAAAAGTGATTGTTATTTTGTTGGTTATGTTTGTTCTAATAACTTTGATGTTTTCTAAATCGTACACTTTTCTTTTTCGAGAAAACAAGCAACTTCGCCTATATATTAATCCAACTTATTATTTATATGCCATTGGTAAACATATTAATTCAAAATTTGAAACTACTACCATTTCTTTTAAGATAATTGCCCAAGATGCATTAATCAATCGAGCTGATAATAAAAAAAAATTAATTATTATGGTTGTTGGTGAAACAGCTAGAGCAGATCGTTTTTCTTTGAATGGATATCAAAGAATGACCAATCCTTTGCTTACAAATGAAAATGTGATTAGTTTAAGCCAGGTGTATTCTTGCGGTACGGATACTGCCTATTCATTGCCATGTATGTTTTCAAACTTAGGTCGAAGTGACTATACGCATGTTCAAGGTAAGAACATGAGTAATGTACTTGATATTTTAAGCCATGCGGGTGTGGAGATCTTGTGGAGGGATAACAATTCTAGCTCAAAGGGTGTGGCAGATCGTCTCACTTATCAAGATTTTAAATCAAAGCGTTTGAATACGATTTGTAATATTGAATGCAGAGATGAAGGCATGCTGGTTGATTTACAACAATATGTTAACGCTCATTATGACAAAGACATGCTTATTGTTTTACATATGATGGGCAGCCATGGCCCGGCATATTACAAGCGCTATCCTGGAAAGTTTAAAATATTTACCCCCATATGTGAAACCAATCAACTTAATAAATGCACCAATAATCAGATTAACAATGCATATGATAATACCATTGTTTACACAGATTATTTTTTATCCAAAACAATCAATTTTTTAAAAAGTAACCAAAATCAATTTAAAACCGCTATGTTTTATATGAGTGATCATGGGGAATCTCTGGGTGAGAATGGATTATATCTGCATGGAATGCCTTATTTTATTGCTCCTAAAGAGCAAACTCATGTTGGCTCAATTTTGTGGTTTGGTGATGAATTTTCTAAGGATGTTGATACAGAATTGTTAAATAAAAAAGCAAATACTAAACTTTCTCATGATGGCATGTTTCACACATTGTTAGGACTGGTGAATGTAGATACCCTTCTTTACAAAAAAGAGTTGGATTACATTCGTTATATCAAATAA
- a CDS encoding TatD family hydrolase yields MINSHAHLDFDHIHTIAENTVAIVPSIGKQNWQQVQMYPYFALGIHPWSVESHAQQDLGTLEYLIKCNNPIAIGECGLDFSKNIDKYKQFYIFECQLQLAETYKLPVIIHAVKATEEVILLLKKYPKVTGEVHSFSGSEAQANTLVNMGFCLGFGLRILNDKPLRLRKTVQNLPLESLLIETDDHVNPNDLILVAENIAQLKQISVGDLSRQCDNNAILLFGLQ; encoded by the coding sequence ATGATTAACTCACATGCCCATTTGGATTTTGACCATATTCACACAATCGCTGAAAATACAGTGGCAATTGTGCCTAGTATAGGCAAGCAAAACTGGCAACAGGTGCAAATGTATCCATATTTTGCGCTGGGCATTCACCCTTGGTCGGTTGAATCACACGCTCAACAAGATTTAGGTACTTTGGAATATTTGATTAAATGTAACAATCCTATTGCCATCGGTGAGTGCGGGTTAGATTTTTCTAAAAACATTGATAAGTATAAGCAGTTTTATATCTTTGAATGTCAATTACAATTGGCCGAAACTTACAAATTACCAGTGATTATTCACGCAGTAAAGGCAACTGAAGAGGTTATATTGTTGTTAAAAAAATACCCAAAAGTCACTGGGGAAGTTCACAGCTTTTCAGGTAGTGAAGCACAGGCTAATACTTTGGTAAATATGGGGTTTTGTTTAGGATTTGGACTGCGAATCTTAAATGATAAACCTTTAAGATTAAGAAAGACCGTGCAAAACTTACCACTTGAATCACTACTAATTGAAACAGATGACCATGTTAATCCGAATGACTTAATACTGGTTGCTGAAAATATCGCTCAACTAAAACAAATATCAGTAGGAGACTTGAGTAGGCAATGTGATAATAATGCTATTTTACTATTTGGATTGCAATAA
- a CDS encoding tRNA threonylcarbamoyladenosine dehydratase: MSSSCARTEILLGQQGLARLAESHVLVGGVGGVGGACAEALCRAGIGTLTLVDFDIVEKTDLNRQIIALNSTLGLPKVGVLADRLCDINPDTMIIKRHEFIDRDKAQAIALDASLDFIADCIDAIAYKTILIDSCNQSKKPIISSMGVGGRLDPTQVKISRMDKTQNCALAREMRKQLRRIHASLKFPVVYSTEIPIKALPHQAVRATDVAPAGRPRAVNGAISYMPNIFGLMMAGHIIQTLLKL; encoded by the coding sequence ATGAGTAGCAGCTGCGCACGAACTGAAATATTATTAGGTCAACAAGGATTAGCACGATTAGCAGAATCTCATGTGTTAGTTGGTGGTGTTGGTGGTGTTGGTGGCGCTTGTGCAGAAGCGCTTTGCAGAGCTGGCATTGGCACATTAACCTTGGTTGATTTTGACATTGTAGAAAAAACGGATCTTAATCGTCAAATTATTGCACTTAATTCAACACTTGGACTACCCAAAGTAGGTGTGTTAGCCGATAGATTGTGTGATATCAACCCTGACACTATGATCATTAAACGTCATGAATTTATAGACCGAGACAAAGCCCAAGCCATTGCGCTTGATGCTAGTCTAGACTTTATTGCAGATTGTATTGATGCTATTGCTTATAAAACTATACTCATTGACAGTTGTAATCAATCTAAAAAACCCATCATTTCAAGTATGGGTGTAGGTGGAAGGCTTGACCCTACTCAAGTTAAAATTTCACGCATGGATAAAACACAAAATTGTGCCTTAGCACGTGAAATGCGCAAGCAACTTAGGCGCATTCACGCCTCGCTTAAATTCCCTGTAGTGTATTCAACTGAAATACCAATCAAAGCACTGCCACATCAAGCAGTACGTGCAACTGATGTTGCACCTGCAGGTAGACCTAGAGCAGTGAATGGTGCAATCTCGTACATGCCTAATATTTTTGGGTTAATGATGGCAGGACACATCATCCAAACTCTATTAAAATTGTGA